One segment of Desulfobacteraceae bacterium DNA contains the following:
- a CDS encoding sulfotransferase yields the protein MSNAQNANNFDIILNRLILAGGPPRSGTTLLAKILNSHSNIVTSIDNGNWETRALYYYREESGLVRQLREGDASPENIRQYLEDRFIENDQVIGVAFSPKVSLSPVMPSIQTSPEKVSLHSKIENKKNKSLVKRIRKGLKRFLKKQN from the coding sequence ATGTCAAACGCACAAAACGCAAATAATTTCGACATTATCCTTAACCGGCTTATTCTTGCCGGTGGCCCTCCCCGAAGCGGAACAACCCTTTTAGCAAAAATCCTTAACAGCCATTCCAATATCGTAACCAGCATCGACAATGGCAACTGGGAAACGCGCGCCCTGTATTATTACCGTGAGGAATCCGGACTAGTTCGGCAACTCCGTGAAGGAGACGCTTCACCTGAAAACATCCGCCAATATTTGGAGGATCGATTTATTGAAAACGACCAGGTTATTGGGGTCGCATTTTCACCAAAGGTTTCATTAAGCCCGGTAATGCCGTCAATACAGACATCACCGGAGAAGGTCTCTTTGCATTCAAAGATTGAAAACAAAAAGAATAAAAGTCTTGTAAAAAGGATCCGAAAAGGCTTGAAGCGTTTTTTAAAAAAGCAAAACC